The genomic segment CCAACCTGGATTTCAGTCCATACGATCTGCTGCTCACATCCTTGCCTCACTACGTGGGAAAGTTTCGAGCCATGGGGGTGAATGCGGCCTATTTCCCGATAGGTTTTGACGAGCGGCTATTGGAGCGACATGGCAGGGATGGATCCCGGCTCCACGCACTCACCTTCGTTGGAGGGCTTGGTGGATTTCATAATAATGGCACCCAAGTGTTGGAGGCCATTGCCCTAAAGCTCCCACTGCAGGTGTGGGGTTATGGCGGTCAGCAGCTCCCTGTCGGTTCAACCCTGAAACATCGGTGGCAGGGCGAAGCTTGGGCTGAAGACATGTACGGCGTGCTGGCAAATAGCCAGATCACCATCAATCGCCACATTGATATCGCTGAGAGCTATGCCAACAACATGCGTCTGTATGAGGCAACTGGGATGGGGGCTTGCCTTTTGACTGATGCAAAGCTGAATCTTCCGTGCTTGTTTGAGCCCGACTATGAGGTAGTCACCTACACTTCTCCAGAAGAAGCCATAAGTAAGCTAAAACAACTAGTATTGAACCCTCAGCTCGCGGCAGACATCGCAGCTCGAGGCCAAGCTCGGACTTTGAAACATCATATTTACACCAGGAGGATGGAGGAATTATTGGCCTTACTGCAACGGCACCACTGCCAGACGACTGTGTCTTTGACGAAGTTACCGAGCTTTCAGACTCTTCTGGTGGCTTGTCGCGCTGAGCACGCCGACCGGATTCCAGGTCCTCTCAGACAGGCTCTTTTGCGCGAACACCTCAATCATCGCATGACCTTGGTCAGTGACGCCCCTTTTCAGATCCCAGCCCTTCAAAAAATGCATCGGTGGTGTGGTTCTACCCTGGCTTTAGATGCAGTTCAAGTGCGGTCTTGTCTTGACGTGATGGATCCAGACCAAATCCTGATTGTTGATGACCAGCCAACTGGACTGGTTCCAAGTGACTGGCTTACTCAGCTGAAGCAACAAGCAGAAGACCGTCAAATTTTATGCACCTATGTTAGGCCAATAGCATGACTGAAACTCCTTCATTGCTGGGTCTTACTGAAGACCAGTTGCAATATTTCCAGCAGACATTTACGCTGAGTTATCACCTCAGCTATTTGCAGGTTTGTCAACAGTGTCTTTCATTGAGAGGTCTCGATGTGTTGGAGGTCGGTGGTGCATTGCCTGCTTCATTGGTTATTGATCATCTCCGTTGCAACAGTTGGACGGCTGTCGAAGCTCCTTCTTATGATCAGGAACTAGGTTCTGCGAATCAGTTCCACCGGAATACACAAGATCAAGCGTATCAACAGAAATATGTTACAAGCTACCGCCATCTTTACCTCGACATAGAGTCCATACCTGAGGAGCATTACGGGCAATATGACTTAATTTTTTCAATAGCTTGTTTTGAGCATATTCACAGGTTGCCACAAGCTCTTCAGGTAATGCATCGTTGCTTAAAGCCTGGTGGCAAGCTTTTTACGATGCATTCGCCAATTTGGAGTGCATTTGATGGCCATCATCTTCCAATTGCAATTCCATCGCGTTTCGCGGAGCCTAAAAATACTCTTTGCCCAATATTCCAGCCTTGGGAGCATTTATTATTGAGCAGGATTGAAGCTTATAAAGCTCTCAAGGAAAGATTCGATGGGGAGTTTGCCGATGAAGTTATCTATTACACTTTTAACAGCGATCATATTAATCGTTATTTTAGCGAAGATTATCTCTTTACTTTTGAAAATTCACCCTTTGACTGCCGTAAAATTCAATTAACTTTTCCATGCAAGCCGTCTATTGAGCTCCAACGTAGCCTAGAGCAGGCCAATCCTGGGTATCAGCATTTTACCAACAACGGAATATTCGCTTTGTTGGAAAAGTCTAATAAATTTAAACAAATCCATTTTTGATCAATGAAAAGAATCTTAATTACAGGTGGGACTGGGAGTTTTGGTAAGGCTTTCGTTGAGTACATTCTCAAAAACAAGCCAGATGTATCCCGCCTCGTCGTTTTTAGTCGTGATGAATTAAAGCAATGGGAGATGCAACAGCTTTTTCCTGTTGACCAATATCCACAGCTACGATTCTTTTTAGGAGATATCCGTGACCAAAACAGGCTTAAAAGAGCTCTTGAGCGTATTGATACGGTCGTGCATGCTGCAGCACTAAAGCAGGTCCCAGTTGCGGAATATAATCCAATTGAATTTATAAATACCAATGTCCTTGGCTCTGAAAATGTTGTTCAAGCATGCCTAGATACAAGTGTACAAAGAGTTGTGGCTTTGAGCACTGATAAAGCGGCAGCTCCTATCAATTTATACGGTGCAACAAAATTATGTTCAGATAAGTTGTTTGTTGCTGCTAATAATGTCAAAGGTGAGCGTGATATACGCTTTTCTGTTGTCCGTTATGGCAATGTCATGGGGTCACGTGGTTCAGTTATTCCCTTTTTTCTGGAAAAAGCCAAAACCGGAATATTGCCTATTACTGACACCAAGATGACTCGTTTCAATATTTCGCTAACGCAGGGTGTGGATATGGTGATTTGGGCGCTCGCGAATGCATTGGGTGGAGAATTATTTGTTCCCAAAATTCCAAGTTATCGTATCTCCGATGTTGCTGATGCGGTCGGGCCTTCCTGCAAAAAACCAATAGTTGGTATTCGCCCTGGCGAGAAAATTCACGAAGAAATGATTACATCATCAGATAGCTTTTGTACAATTGATCTTGGTCAATATTATGCAATTTTGCCGAGTGATGGCCATACACTTTTGAAATATCAAAATTATGGAATTAAATTCCAAAAGGTTCAAGAGGGTTTTTCTTACAACTCTGGAAGTAATCCTGATTTTTTAAATGTACAGCAGATTCGTGAAATGATCCGACAGCATGTGAATCCAGGATTTTCGCCTCTTTAACCCTTATGGAATCTAAAATCTTGCCTTACGGTCGTCAATCTATATCCATAGAAGATATCGATGCCGTAGTCGATGTTTTGAGAAGTCCCTTTCTAACCCAAGGGCCAGTTGTGCCAGCTTTTGAGCAGGCTATTTCTACTGAGGTTGGCTCAGAATTTGCTGTTGCCGCCAATAGCGCAACCAGCGCTCTTCATATCGCATGCATCGCTTTGGGTCTTGGTCCTGGTGATTATCTATGGACCTCTCCAATTACATTTGTTGCTTCCGCAAATTGTGGTTGTTATTGTGGTGCAAAGGTTGATTTTGTTGATATCGATCCGTCCACGGGTTTGATGAACATTCAGGACCTCGAGTTAAAACTCCAGAAAGCTGAAAAACTCGGTCGTCTACCTAAGGTTGTTATTCCTGTGCATTTAGCAGGTGCTAGCTGTGATATGCGTGCGATAGGTCAACTGGCACGACGCTATCGCTTCGCTGTCATAGAGGATGCAAGTCACGCAATCGGCGGTAAGTATCAGGGCAGACCAGTCGGATCTTGTGTTCACAGTGACATTTGTGTTTTTAGTTTTCATCCTGTCAAAATTATCACTTCTGGTGAAGGTGGATTGGCCTCGACGAATGATCCAAAGTTAGCTCAATATATGTACGAGCTAAGAAGTCATGGGATTACAAAAGATTTGAATAGATTTGAACGCATAGCACCGGGGCCTTGGAGCTATGAGCAACAGCACCTCGGTTTTAACTATCGCATGACCGATATCTCTGCTGCACTTGGTTTAAGTCAGTTAAAGCGCTTGCATGAAATCTTGGCTGAACGTCATCGCCTTTATCAGCGTTACCTTAAAATACTTGCTGATCTTCCGATTCGCCTGCTACAGATTTCCGAGGAAGTTTATTCGAGTCTTCACCTCGCCATAATCCGTCTCGATGATCCCAGTCCAAAACACCATCGACAAGTCTTCGAGGGTTTACGGGGGTGTGGGATCGGTGTCCAGTTACATTATTCTCCAGTCCATTTGCATCCGTTCTATAGGAGGCTTGGGTTTCAAGAGGGCGATTTTCCAGAAGCTGAGGCCTATGCTCGCAATGCTTTGAGTCTCCCCCTCTATCCAGGCTTGCAAGAGTCAGATCTGCAGCGTGTCGCTGATAGTCTCAAACTCGTATTACAGGCGTGACACCTCAGATTTGCCTGGGAACTGCTCAGTTTGGCCTTGCTTATGGAATTACTAATGCTGGCGGTCAGGTTCTGGAAGCTTCAGTTGGAAACCTTCTGGCTCAGGCGGCTGCTAGTGAAATCAGCTGGCTAGATACTGCTCAGGCCTACGGTAATGCAGAGTCAGTGCTTGGACGCCAATTGCCTAAGTCACACTCTTTCCGCCTGATCAGTAAGTTCTCAGCCCAGCCTCAGCCTGAGTTCTTGCCTCAGGATGTAAAGGCTTGGGAGCAGTCATTCTTTAAGAGCTGTCAGAGCCTTGGTGTTCAGGATCTTGATGCATTTCTCTTGCATGAGCCAGCGGATTTGCTCAAGCCAGGCGGTCATCTTCTGGAGGCCTGGATGTTGAGCTTGCGCGAGCGTGGGGTTGTGAAGCGTATTGGTTTGTCTATCTACTCAGCTGAAGATCTTGATGGCGTCAATCCGTTGCTGCTCGATCTGGTTCAGTTACCGTTGTCGCTTTATGACCAACGCCTCCTTCAAAATGGTACTTTGGCGCATTTGCGCTCACGTGGTACGGCAATTCATGCTCGTAGCCTTTACTTACAAGGCTTATTACTTACCCCTGCCGCGAAATGGCCCTTGTGGGTCAGTGCTGAGGCGCGTTTCCATCAACAGTGCCTTGAGGCTCTCGCAGAGCAGCGAGGGTGCCAGTTGATTGACTTGGTCCTGGGTTTTGCTCGCGAACAGAGCGATCTGGAGGCCTTAGTGATTGGTTTATGCAGTGTTCAAGAGTTGAATGCACTGCTGAATATATGGCAAAAAACCTCCCCATGGCTAAAAGGTGAGTGGAGCACTTGGGCTCTGAAGGATCCCAGTATTCTCGACCCACGTTGTTGGCCACGTTGAATGATGGAGGATTTCTTCTGTAACCCCTTAAGTGCTGTAGATTCTGCTTACCAGTTGAAGCAGATCAAGTTGATTTCAGTCGACAACGGTGTTCTAAGTGATCATGTGGAGAATGTGAGGACTTCTGGTTATGGGGTATTCGCAGACCACTGGTTGCTTGGTGACATGCTTGCTGCAATATCCGTTGCTTTCGGAATCTTCTCCATCCATCGCCTTTGCGCCTCGATATTGCGTCTGTATTGTATCTGTAATACTCGTATTTTAGTTTTTTAGGTGGAGTCTAATTGTGTTGCAGTCGTCCCGTCTGTTGTTAAGAGCTGTCGAATCTTCTGATCTGAATTCGACTTACCTTAGTTGGCTGAATGATCCTAGGGTCAATCAGTTTCTTGAAACTCGCTTTTTTCCCCAGTCTATGGGAACTCTTCAGTCCTATTGGCAAGCACATCACGATAATTCTGAAGTCCCCTGGTTCGCTATTTGTTTGTCAGCGGATGGCCGTCATATAGGAAACATTAAACTGGGTCCGATTCATTGGCTTCATCGTAGAGCCGATATCAGCTTGTTTATTGGAGACCATGGGTGTTGGGGTAATGGTTTTGCCAGTGAAGCTATTGCCCTGTTGCGTGATTGGGCCTTCCAAGAGCTTGATCTGCAGAAATTGAATGCCGGGGTATATGAAGGCAATATTGGCAGCCGTCGCGCATTTGAGAAGTGTGGATTTGAATTGGAAGGGACTCTGCGGGAGGAAGTGGTGAACCATGGAAACCGCCTGGATATCTGGTGTCTTGGACTTCCACGCAGTCGTTGGAGCCCATCACGATGACTACTCTCGGCATTGTTCAAGCTCGCACTTCATCATCGCGTTTGCCATCCAAGGTTCTTTTGCCGATCGGTAACAAGCCGATGGTTGTTTACCAGATGGATCGTCTAAAACGCAGCACTTGCTTGGATCGTCTTGTTCTTGCGACCTCAGATGATAGCTCTGATGATTTATTAGCCAATGTGGTCAGCTCAGCAGGCTTCACGGTTTTTCGAGGCGATCTCAACGATGTATTGGGGCGTTTTCGTGCTTGTGCTGCTGAGGAGAACGCCACTACTGTTGTACGCCTGACTGGTGATTGTCCTCTCAGTGATCCTGCCTTGATCGATGAGCTGGTTGAGGCTTTTCTAAATGGTGAGTGGGACTATCTGGCCAATTGCGCAAATGACCGGCAGCTAAGTGTTCCAGATGGCTTCGATGTTGAGGTGTTCAAAGCTGAGCTTTTGGAACGAGCTTGTCGAGAAGCCTCTCGCCCGTCAGAACGGGAGCACGTGACCCCGTGGTTCTGTACCGATATAGCGGGCTTGCGTTGGGGGCACTTTCGGCACCAGCCAATACGTCCTTACTACCGCGTAACAGTTGATGATTCGAAC from the Synechococcus sp. KORDI-100 genome contains:
- a CDS encoding glycosyltransferase, which translates into the protein MYASGVLIQQPWASQHKAHFAGGFGTGDAYSHGLGLLGVEAIEIVANSMPLQRAWAQEYRKELLQLQDSGQQLLSILEAQIRWFKPTVLYVQDINWLPAGFLQHVKPLVDIVVGQNACPLAANLDFSPYDLLLTSLPHYVGKFRAMGVNAAYFPIGFDERLLERHGRDGSRLHALTFVGGLGGFHNNGTQVLEAIALKLPLQVWGYGGQQLPVGSTLKHRWQGEAWAEDMYGVLANSQITINRHIDIAESYANNMRLYEATGMGACLLTDAKLNLPCLFEPDYEVVTYTSPEEAISKLKQLVLNPQLAADIAARGQARTLKHHIYTRRMEELLALLQRHHCQTTVSLTKLPSFQTLLVACRAEHADRIPGPLRQALLREHLNHRMTLVSDAPFQIPALQKMHRWCGSTLALDAVQVRSCLDVMDPDQILIVDDQPTGLVPSDWLTQLKQQAEDRQILCTYVRPIA
- a CDS encoding methyltransferase domain-containing protein; translated protein: MTETPSLLGLTEDQLQYFQQTFTLSYHLSYLQVCQQCLSLRGLDVLEVGGALPASLVIDHLRCNSWTAVEAPSYDQELGSANQFHRNTQDQAYQQKYVTSYRHLYLDIESIPEEHYGQYDLIFSIACFEHIHRLPQALQVMHRCLKPGGKLFTMHSPIWSAFDGHHLPIAIPSRFAEPKNTLCPIFQPWEHLLLSRIEAYKALKERFDGEFADEVIYYTFNSDHINRYFSEDYLFTFENSPFDCRKIQLTFPCKPSIELQRSLEQANPGYQHFTNNGIFALLEKSNKFKQIHF
- the pseB gene encoding UDP-N-acetylglucosamine 4,6-dehydratase (inverting), whose protein sequence is MKRILITGGTGSFGKAFVEYILKNKPDVSRLVVFSRDELKQWEMQQLFPVDQYPQLRFFLGDIRDQNRLKRALERIDTVVHAAALKQVPVAEYNPIEFINTNVLGSENVVQACLDTSVQRVVALSTDKAAAPINLYGATKLCSDKLFVAANNVKGERDIRFSVVRYGNVMGSRGSVIPFFLEKAKTGILPITDTKMTRFNISLTQGVDMVIWALANALGGELFVPKIPSYRISDVADAVGPSCKKPIVGIRPGEKIHEEMITSSDSFCTIDLGQYYAILPSDGHTLLKYQNYGIKFQKVQEGFSYNSGSNPDFLNVQQIREMIRQHVNPGFSPL
- the pseC gene encoding UDP-4-amino-4,6-dideoxy-N-acetyl-beta-L-altrosamine transaminase; the protein is MPYGRQSISIEDIDAVVDVLRSPFLTQGPVVPAFEQAISTEVGSEFAVAANSATSALHIACIALGLGPGDYLWTSPITFVASANCGCYCGAKVDFVDIDPSTGLMNIQDLELKLQKAEKLGRLPKVVIPVHLAGASCDMRAIGQLARRYRFAVIEDASHAIGGKYQGRPVGSCVHSDICVFSFHPVKIITSGEGGLASTNDPKLAQYMYELRSHGITKDLNRFERIAPGPWSYEQQHLGFNYRMTDISAALGLSQLKRLHEILAERHRLYQRYLKILADLPIRLLQISEEVYSSLHLAIIRLDDPSPKHHRQVFEGLRGCGIGVQLHYSPVHLHPFYRRLGFQEGDFPEAEAYARNALSLPLYPGLQESDLQRVADSLKLVLQA
- a CDS encoding aldo/keto reductase → MTPQICLGTAQFGLAYGITNAGGQVLEASVGNLLAQAAASEISWLDTAQAYGNAESVLGRQLPKSHSFRLISKFSAQPQPEFLPQDVKAWEQSFFKSCQSLGVQDLDAFLLHEPADLLKPGGHLLEAWMLSLRERGVVKRIGLSIYSAEDLDGVNPLLLDLVQLPLSLYDQRLLQNGTLAHLRSRGTAIHARSLYLQGLLLTPAAKWPLWVSAEARFHQQCLEALAEQRGCQLIDLVLGFAREQSDLEALVIGLCSVQELNALLNIWQKTSPWLKGEWSTWALKDPSILDPRCWPR
- a CDS encoding GNAT family N-acetyltransferase; the protein is MQSSRLLLRAVESSDLNSTYLSWLNDPRVNQFLETRFFPQSMGTLQSYWQAHHDNSEVPWFAICLSADGRHIGNIKLGPIHWLHRRADISLFIGDHGCWGNGFASEAIALLRDWAFQELDLQKLNAGVYEGNIGSRRAFEKCGFELEGTLREEVVNHGNRLDIWCLGLPRSRWSPSR